The Methanocella arvoryzae MRE50 genome includes a region encoding these proteins:
- the serA gene encoding phosphoglycerate dehydrogenase — protein MKVLVTDPISEEGIKILKSEPGVQVDIETRLTKEQLIEKIKDYNALIIRSETQVTKEVIAAGKNLKIIGRAGVGIDNVDVPAATEKGIIVANAPEGNTIAACEHTLSMMLAMSRNIPQANASLKSGKWERSKFMGVEVMNKTLGIIGLGRIGGEITKRARSFGMEVLAYDPFTTAERAQQIGARLTTLDEIYEKADFITVHTPLTPSTKHMVSTAQFEKMKKGVRIINCARGGIIDEAALLEAIKSGKVAGAALDVFEKEPPVGSPLLEQPNIIVTPHLGASTAEAQINVAITIAEQVLNAFKGLPVTTAINIPIMKPEVMEKVKPFLPLAEQLGKFAAQITDGQIKEAIVSYNGEIAQKDVTLVTVAVLKGLLDVKLGEPVNYVNAKHIAKDRSINVAETKLAETGDYTNLITLTLKTDKGETRVSGTIFGKSDARIVEIQGYRVDAVPSGTMIVTRHQDRPGVIGKVGMILGKLNINISGMVVGRDAVRGDAVMILTVDDEVPAATLKQMISEAELYDAKYVKL, from the coding sequence ATGAAAGTCCTCGTTACAGACCCTATTTCAGAAGAAGGCATCAAGATCCTCAAGTCTGAGCCCGGTGTGCAGGTCGACATCGAGACCAGGCTCACCAAAGAGCAGCTCATAGAGAAGATCAAGGATTATAACGCGCTCATCATCCGCAGCGAAACCCAGGTTACCAAAGAGGTCATCGCTGCGGGCAAGAACCTCAAGATCATCGGCCGGGCAGGCGTGGGCATCGACAACGTCGACGTCCCGGCAGCCACCGAGAAGGGCATCATCGTCGCCAACGCCCCGGAGGGCAACACCATCGCGGCATGCGAGCACACGCTTTCCATGATGCTGGCCATGTCGCGCAACATCCCGCAGGCAAACGCCTCGCTGAAGAGCGGCAAGTGGGAGCGCAGCAAGTTCATGGGCGTCGAAGTGATGAACAAGACCCTCGGCATCATCGGCCTCGGCCGCATCGGCGGGGAAATCACGAAGAGGGCGAGGAGCTTCGGCATGGAAGTGCTGGCTTACGACCCGTTCACGACCGCAGAGCGGGCCCAGCAGATCGGCGCCAGGCTGACCACGCTGGACGAAATCTACGAGAAGGCCGACTTCATCACCGTCCACACCCCGCTCACCCCGAGCACGAAACACATGGTCTCCACCGCCCAGTTCGAGAAGATGAAGAAGGGCGTCAGGATCATCAACTGCGCCAGAGGCGGCATCATCGACGAGGCGGCCCTGTTAGAGGCCATCAAGTCGGGCAAGGTTGCGGGAGCGGCCCTCGACGTGTTCGAGAAGGAGCCCCCCGTAGGCAGCCCGCTGCTGGAGCAGCCCAACATCATCGTCACCCCCCACCTGGGTGCCTCGACTGCAGAGGCCCAGATCAACGTAGCGATCACCATCGCAGAACAGGTCCTCAACGCGTTCAAGGGCCTGCCGGTCACCACCGCCATCAACATACCCATCATGAAGCCCGAGGTCATGGAGAAGGTCAAGCCCTTCCTGCCCCTGGCTGAACAGCTGGGCAAGTTCGCCGCCCAGATCACTGACGGACAGATCAAGGAAGCCATCGTCAGCTACAACGGGGAGATCGCCCAGAAAGACGTCACCCTCGTCACCGTAGCTGTGCTGAAAGGCCTGCTCGACGTAAAGCTCGGCGAGCCCGTCAACTACGTCAACGCCAAGCACATCGCCAAAGACCGCAGCATCAACGTGGCGGAAACGAAGCTGGCCGAGACCGGCGACTACACCAACCTGATCACCTTAACGTTAAAGACGGACAAGGGCGAGACCAGGGTCAGCGGCACCATCTTCGGCAAGAGCGACGCCCGGATCGTCGAGATACAGGGCTACCGCGTCGACGCGGTCCCCAGCGGCACCATGATCGTCACACGGCACCAGGACAGGCCCGGCGTCATCGGCAAGGTCGGCATGATCCTCGGCAAGCTGAACATCAACATCTCCGGCATGGTCGTCGGCAGGGACGCCGTCAGAGGCGACGCCGTCATGATCCTGACCGTGGACGACGAGGTCCCGGCTGCCACGCTGAAGCAGATGATCAGCGAAGCAGAGCTGTACGACGCAAAGTACGTGAAGTTGTAA
- a CDS encoding nucleotidyltransferase domain-containing protein, which produces MLEVFDKYVDWKILCRFLASPRNEFYASQLAKQLHISPSSSNAAVKRFAEKGFLVVEEKGFATLYRLNTANEVVKSLKRAYGIDFVLSSKPEEIILQGDPNVLSIALYGSYASGLFDEGSDIDFLVVTPSDKEVYVNTFRKLEQTFDKEVNFTIFKLSEWRTLAGKKDVFYTNVVSNHILLYGAGLK; this is translated from the coding sequence ATGTTAGAAGTCTTCGATAAGTACGTAGACTGGAAAATTCTCTGTAGATTTTTGGCCAGTCCACGTAATGAGTTCTATGCCAGCCAGCTGGCAAAGCAGCTTCACATTAGTCCATCCAGTTCGAATGCGGCCGTAAAACGCTTCGCGGAAAAAGGGTTTCTTGTCGTCGAGGAAAAGGGGTTTGCTACACTCTATCGCCTAAATACGGCAAACGAGGTCGTAAAATCTTTGAAAAGGGCATATGGCATCGACTTTGTACTATCCTCGAAGCCGGAGGAAATCATCCTGCAAGGTGATCCCAATGTCCTGTCTATCGCTCTCTATGGAAGCTATGCAAGCGGCTTATTCGATGAAGGGAGCGATATTGACTTTCTCGTGGTCACGCCATCGGACAAAGAAGTTTACGTGAATACTTTCAGAAAACTTGAACAGACGTTTGATAAGGAGGTGAACTTTACTATCTTCAAGCTATCCGAATGGCGTACACTCGCCGGGAAAAAGGATGTGTTTTACACCAATGTTGTATCAAATCACATATTGCTGTATGGGGCGGGACTCAAGTGA
- a CDS encoding HEPN domain-containing protein — MRTLDDCYKKGLKLIDSDAVSARNCLISAASHLDDAEASFNIKRYRLTLTSSYEAMFHAAKALLFMDGVKEHSHICVPVYLREAHPDLEEYANTLDAYRLFREKATYGFGVNVSGIEAKAALENAKLIIEKIQALI; from the coding sequence GTGAGGACACTGGACGATTGCTATAAAAAGGGCTTAAAATTAATCGACAGCGATGCGGTAAGCGCCAGGAATTGTCTGATCAGCGCTGCCAGCCATCTCGACGATGCGGAGGCTAGCTTTAACATCAAGCGTTATCGGCTTACGCTGACTTCTAGCTATGAAGCAATGTTCCACGCGGCCAAGGCGTTGCTATTCATGGATGGCGTTAAAGAGCACAGTCATATCTGTGTTCCAGTTTACTTGAGGGAAGCTCACCCGGATCTTGAAGAGTATGCGAATACGCTTGATGCATACAGGCTTTTTCGTGAAAAGGCCACCTACGGCTTCGGCGTCAATGTCAGTGGGATCGAGGCTAAAGCAGCGCTGGAAAATGCGAAGCTTATCATCGAGAAGATTCAGGCTCTAATTTAG
- a CDS encoding heavy metal translocating P-type ATPase translates to MRKTELKITGMTCASCVARVEKAIQETKGVESATVNLATEKATFVYDPAHITIDDIVRSIREAGYGVEEEKVTLPVRGMTCASCVKRVEDALKSSEGVADAAVNLATEQATIRYFPSIVTVNDIRKIVRDAGYEIPEAPSPEEYVDRERASRGREMRDLVVKFAISGAVAAIIMVLMFFGSYIPGLSSLSMEQVNWIGLILATPVQFWIGWRFYKGAFAALRHGTADMNVLIAVGTSAAYIYSVAATLWPHLLMMGGAMPATYFDTSVTIIALILLGRLLEARAKGQTSEAIRRLRGLQAKTARVERDGKTLDIPVEDVQVGDIVVVRPGEKIPVDGVVVDGYSAVDESMVTGESIPVSKKESDNVIGATINKTGSFKFKATKVGRDTVLSQIIRMVEQAQGSKAPIQRLADQVAAVFVPIVIAIAILTFLAWYFLGPQPAFLMALLNFISVLIIACPCAMGLATPTAIMVGTGKGAEHGILIKGGESLESAYKINSIVLDKTGTITRGEPELVAVVPQPGFTEQDLLRLAASAEQGSEHPLGEAIVRGATERGIGLTGPSKFDSLTGRGIVAEVDNALVFVGNARLMEDEDIDLSGMKPDFDRLSAEGKTPMYVAIGEKPAGVIAVADTIKEGSVEAIAGLKQMGIEPIMMTGDNRRTAEAIAKQAGITNVLAEVLPQDKAGEVKKLQAQGKTVAMVGDGINDAPALAQADAGIAIGTGTDVAIESSDITLMSGDLRGVLTAIKLSRATIKTIRMNLFWAFIYNIIGIPIAAGILIPWFGIQLDPIIAAAAMAFSSVSVVSNSLLLNRFKP, encoded by the coding sequence ATGAGAAAGACTGAACTGAAGATCACCGGCATGACCTGTGCCTCCTGTGTGGCCCGGGTGGAGAAGGCTATCCAGGAGACGAAAGGCGTAGAGAGCGCGACCGTAAACCTCGCCACAGAGAAGGCGACCTTTGTCTACGATCCGGCCCACATCACCATTGACGACATCGTGCGCTCGATCAGGGAGGCCGGCTATGGCGTCGAGGAGGAGAAGGTGACGCTGCCCGTCAGGGGCATGACCTGTGCCAGCTGCGTCAAGCGGGTGGAGGACGCCCTGAAGTCCAGCGAAGGTGTAGCAGACGCAGCGGTCAACCTCGCTACGGAGCAGGCCACCATCCGGTATTTCCCGTCGATCGTCACGGTCAACGATATCCGGAAGATCGTCAGGGATGCAGGGTACGAGATCCCGGAAGCGCCCTCCCCCGAGGAGTACGTGGACCGTGAGCGGGCATCCCGCGGCAGGGAGATGAGGGATCTCGTCGTCAAGTTCGCCATCAGCGGCGCCGTTGCCGCCATCATCATGGTCCTGATGTTCTTTGGGAGTTACATCCCCGGCCTTTCTTCGCTGAGCATGGAGCAGGTGAACTGGATCGGACTTATCCTGGCCACGCCGGTGCAGTTCTGGATCGGGTGGCGGTTCTATAAGGGCGCCTTCGCCGCTCTGAGGCACGGGACTGCGGACATGAACGTCCTCATCGCCGTGGGCACCAGCGCCGCGTACATCTACAGTGTGGCAGCGACCCTGTGGCCTCACCTGCTGATGATGGGCGGAGCGATGCCCGCCACGTATTTCGATACTTCCGTAACCATCATCGCCCTGATCCTTCTCGGGAGACTGCTGGAGGCGAGGGCGAAAGGCCAGACCTCCGAGGCGATCCGCAGGCTCCGGGGCCTGCAGGCGAAGACCGCCCGGGTCGAGAGGGACGGCAAAACGCTGGACATCCCGGTCGAGGACGTGCAGGTGGGCGACATAGTTGTGGTCAGGCCGGGCGAGAAGATACCTGTGGACGGAGTCGTGGTAGATGGCTATTCCGCCGTAGACGAGTCCATGGTTACAGGCGAGTCTATCCCCGTGAGCAAAAAGGAGAGCGACAACGTCATCGGCGCCACGATCAACAAGACCGGCTCGTTTAAATTTAAAGCGACCAAAGTAGGCCGGGACACGGTTCTCTCGCAGATCATCCGCATGGTGGAGCAGGCACAGGGCAGCAAAGCCCCTATTCAACGCCTCGCAGATCAGGTCGCCGCAGTCTTCGTGCCGATCGTCATCGCTATAGCGATCCTGACCTTCCTCGCCTGGTACTTCCTCGGCCCCCAGCCGGCGTTCCTCATGGCGCTGCTCAACTTCATCTCAGTCCTCATCATCGCCTGTCCCTGCGCCATGGGCCTCGCGACGCCGACCGCCATCATGGTGGGCACTGGAAAGGGTGCGGAGCACGGCATTTTGATCAAAGGCGGGGAGAGCCTGGAGAGCGCCTACAAGATCAACTCCATCGTGCTGGACAAGACCGGCACGATCACCCGGGGCGAGCCCGAGCTTGTCGCAGTCGTGCCCCAGCCCGGCTTTACGGAGCAGGATCTGCTACGGCTGGCGGCTTCTGCCGAACAGGGATCCGAGCATCCGCTGGGGGAAGCAATTGTCAGAGGCGCAACAGAGCGAGGCATCGGGCTGACCGGCCCCTCGAAGTTTGATTCGCTTACGGGCAGAGGCATAGTGGCAGAAGTCGATAATGCGCTGGTCTTCGTGGGCAACGCCCGGCTCATGGAAGATGAGGATATAGACCTCTCGGGCATGAAGCCGGACTTCGACCGGCTCTCCGCAGAAGGCAAGACGCCCATGTACGTCGCTATAGGCGAAAAGCCGGCCGGCGTCATCGCGGTGGCCGACACTATAAAAGAGGGCTCGGTCGAGGCGATCGCCGGGCTGAAGCAGATGGGCATCGAGCCGATCATGATGACCGGCGACAACCGCCGGACGGCAGAGGCCATAGCGAAGCAGGCAGGGATCACTAATGTACTGGCCGAAGTGCTGCCCCAGGACAAGGCCGGCGAAGTGAAGAAGCTGCAGGCGCAGGGCAAAACAGTGGCCATGGTCGGCGACGGCATCAACGACGCACCCGCTCTCGCCCAGGCAGACGCGGGCATCGCCATCGGCACCGGCACGGACGTAGCCATAGAGTCCAGCGATATCACCCTGATGAGCGGCGACCTGCGGGGGGTACTCACGGCGATCAAGCTCAGCCGGGCGACCATCAAGACGATCCGCATGAACCTCTTCTGGGCGTTCATCTACAACATCATCGGCATACCAATAGCGGCCGGCATCCTCATCCCATGGTTCGGCATCCAGCTAGACCCGATCATAGCTGCGGCCGCCATGGCTTTCAGCTCAGTGTCGGTCGTCTCGAACTCGCTGCTGCTGAACAGGTTCAAGCCCTAG
- a CDS encoding Fic family protein, protein MKPYEPRILPLDDIDWASHVTLIGKANAALARYDGILQGIVNPKVLLSPLTTREAVLSSKIEGTQVSLEDVLQYEADIKEPFKAEREQDIHEVLNYRKAMGHAVNELKDHPLSIDMIRDLHRILLSDVRGNNRWPGEIRRIQNYIGRPGSPIEKAIFVPPAPSRVMDALSNWEQYLHSEEKDPLVQLSVLKAQFELIHPFSDGNGRIGRMLVPLILYNKKMLSSPMFYISAYLERNRDIYYERLLGISRDNDWNGWISFFLQAIQEQADENSSKAWSILELYKEMKSKVPEIVPSKHAVYVIDAIFSRPIFKTSQFVPVAGSNRMAAQRILRALTENGILDIMAEGRGRQPTVYSFRQLLDITEKL, encoded by the coding sequence ATGAAGCCGTATGAGCCCCGAATATTACCCTTAGACGACATCGACTGGGCATCTCACGTCACCCTGATCGGTAAGGCAAACGCAGCGCTGGCCAGGTATGACGGGATTCTGCAGGGCATCGTTAACCCGAAGGTACTTCTTTCTCCGCTGACCACCAGAGAAGCGGTGCTCTCGTCCAAAATCGAGGGTACGCAGGTATCACTGGAGGATGTCCTGCAATACGAGGCGGATATAAAAGAGCCGTTCAAAGCTGAAAGGGAGCAGGATATCCACGAGGTTCTCAACTACCGGAAAGCCATGGGGCATGCGGTTAACGAACTAAAAGATCACCCGCTCTCGATCGATATGATCAGGGACTTGCATCGTATTTTACTATCCGACGTAAGGGGTAATAACCGGTGGCCTGGGGAGATTCGGCGTATACAGAACTACATTGGAAGACCCGGTAGCCCCATAGAGAAGGCTATCTTTGTCCCTCCGGCACCTTCACGAGTGATGGACGCACTCTCTAACTGGGAACAGTACCTGCACAGCGAAGAAAAAGACCCGCTGGTCCAGCTCTCGGTACTCAAAGCGCAGTTCGAGCTAATCCATCCGTTCAGCGATGGGAACGGCCGTATAGGGCGTATGCTCGTCCCGCTCATACTCTACAATAAAAAAATGCTGTCCAGCCCGATGTTCTATATCAGCGCTTACCTGGAGCGGAACAGGGATATTTATTACGAGCGCCTTCTCGGCATTTCCAGGGACAACGACTGGAACGGGTGGATATCCTTTTTCCTTCAGGCGATTCAGGAACAGGCGGATGAGAACAGTAGTAAAGCGTGGTCCATTCTTGAGTTATACAAAGAGATGAAATCCAAAGTGCCCGAGATCGTACCCTCAAAACACGCGGTTTACGTAATAGACGCCATATTTTCAAGACCGATATTTAAGACCTCGCAGTTTGTTCCTGTGGCTGGCAGTAATCGAATGGCAGCCCAGAGAATATTACGCGCGCTAACAGAAAACGGGATATTAGATATCATGGCAGAAGGAAGAGGCAGGCAGCCGACAGTTTACTCGTTCAGACAGCTGCTTGACATAACTGAAAAGCTATAG
- a CDS encoding Yip1 family protein, protein MNFIERVIGTITNPDKTMADVCKEPKWEEALVIVGLYAIITAVYMYLYNSHVSYASDMPGLEQITMISTIIMGLVMPLVGWLISTAVLFLLAMAFGGEGKFTSLLTGIGYSELIKIFAVIISAILITQAPYIIVELSDTNPMASVEAAAEFSANIFVLASQIVFLLGLIWSCIIGIFALKHCQKLSFKSAAIVVLVPTIIYIVIQYGTLLLMFL, encoded by the coding sequence ATGAATTTTATAGAGAGAGTTATCGGGACTATCACTAACCCGGACAAGACGATGGCAGACGTATGCAAGGAGCCGAAGTGGGAGGAGGCGCTGGTCATCGTAGGCCTGTACGCCATCATTACGGCAGTCTACATGTACCTGTACAACTCACACGTCTCGTACGCGTCGGACATGCCGGGGCTGGAGCAGATCACCATGATCAGCACCATCATCATGGGACTGGTCATGCCCCTGGTCGGGTGGCTCATCTCGACCGCAGTACTATTCCTGCTGGCCATGGCATTCGGCGGAGAAGGCAAGTTCACCTCGCTTCTGACGGGCATCGGATACTCCGAGCTGATCAAGATCTTTGCCGTGATCATCTCGGCTATACTGATTACCCAGGCCCCGTACATCATCGTGGAGCTCAGCGATACTAACCCGATGGCCAGCGTGGAAGCAGCAGCCGAGTTCAGCGCCAACATCTTCGTGCTCGCCAGCCAGATCGTCTTCCTGCTGGGCCTGATCTGGTCGTGCATCATCGGCATCTTCGCCCTCAAGCACTGCCAGAAGCTGAGCTTCAAGTCTGCAGCCATCGTAGTCCTCGTGCCGACGATCATCTACATCGTGATCCAGTACGGCACACTGCTGCTGATGTTCCTGTAA
- a CDS encoding helix-turn-helix transcriptional regulator, giving the protein MRTRIKEYRAKYDMTQEDLAQKVGVRRETIVFLEKGKYNPSLKLAHDVAKVLNAKIDELFIFDDETDA; this is encoded by the coding sequence ATGAGGACGCGCATCAAGGAGTACCGGGCTAAGTATGACATGACCCAGGAGGACCTGGCCCAGAAGGTCGGCGTCCGCCGGGAGACCATCGTCTTCCTGGAGAAAGGCAAGTACAACCCATCCCTCAAGCTGGCGCACGACGTGGCGAAAGTGCTGAACGCGAAGATCGACGAGCTGTTCATCTTTGATGACGAAACGGACGCGTAA
- a CDS encoding OPT/YSL family transporter produces MALRIDDRILAVLLGIVFSVVNAFVYMYLALKLGMATGLDILLLFFAFFVFAAARSARPRAFLYMVAVMAMAIAAVLAYTDSLGSIIMAGETLPVPGFAMAAIISMSLILGMLASSYFTGYFMKSGFPWPGPKVSVSIIGLLSAEKKGPEFKASAVRMGLAGVTGGAVSGLRGLRAIPETLGHAVAGFSLSPFLAGIGMIVGLRGSMQIALGAVGSLLVLYLAEGGAADYIAHMRSPWIFSTAVSMMVITAGLSLFMVLKPLLVSAWHRALHPHPRGQGSPESGGDSRNRMSRLAYGALLLAATVIAAALLYTFIGVPVWLFVLCIPVAVLLMVIETRGRAEMAMSVGIAAFVVILLVGLAFQDIVALLLFQGFVLATTLGFASTLSLHKVADVFKIDQAGLRYMLVIGAFIGGLLCVPCISLINSMYGIGTEALPAPYSVMWLEMARSAVTKVLSPSINLYFVLLGAVMALILYKLKISAISVALGLLLPVSATAAILVGGIIRWGAEKKGWLKDDAGIIASGLVAGDILVGLLFAVTTLL; encoded by the coding sequence ATGGCGCTCCGGATAGACGATCGCATCCTGGCTGTACTACTGGGTATCGTCTTCAGCGTCGTGAACGCTTTCGTCTACATGTACCTGGCCTTGAAGCTCGGCATGGCCACCGGCCTGGATATCCTGCTGCTCTTCTTCGCATTCTTCGTCTTCGCGGCCGCCAGGAGTGCCAGGCCCCGGGCATTCCTGTATATGGTGGCAGTCATGGCCATGGCCATCGCTGCGGTCCTGGCCTATACGGACAGCCTCGGCTCGATCATCATGGCGGGTGAGACGCTGCCCGTTCCGGGCTTTGCGATGGCCGCCATCATCAGCATGTCCCTTATCCTCGGCATGCTCGCCTCTTCATATTTTACCGGCTACTTCATGAAAAGCGGCTTCCCCTGGCCCGGCCCAAAGGTGAGCGTGTCGATCATCGGCCTTCTATCCGCGGAGAAAAAGGGGCCTGAGTTCAAGGCATCAGCTGTGCGGATGGGTCTGGCGGGCGTCACAGGCGGCGCAGTATCGGGGCTGCGGGGCCTCCGCGCCATTCCCGAAACCCTCGGCCATGCCGTCGCCGGCTTCAGCCTCTCCCCGTTTCTGGCAGGCATCGGCATGATCGTAGGCCTCCGGGGCAGCATGCAGATCGCCCTCGGCGCTGTCGGTTCCCTGCTCGTCCTGTACCTCGCCGAGGGCGGCGCTGCCGACTACATCGCTCACATGCGCAGCCCGTGGATCTTTTCCACCGCCGTATCCATGATGGTGATCACTGCAGGCCTTTCCCTCTTCATGGTGCTGAAGCCGCTGCTGGTATCCGCCTGGCACCGGGCCCTTCATCCGCATCCGAGAGGGCAGGGCAGCCCGGAAAGCGGGGGCGATTCACGCAACCGGATGTCCAGGCTCGCCTATGGCGCTCTCCTGCTGGCAGCAACAGTCATCGCCGCAGCGCTGCTGTACACTTTCATCGGCGTTCCGGTGTGGCTGTTCGTCCTGTGCATTCCCGTGGCAGTGCTGCTCATGGTTATAGAAACCCGGGGCCGGGCAGAGATGGCCATGAGCGTCGGCATCGCCGCTTTCGTGGTGATCCTGCTGGTGGGGCTCGCGTTTCAGGATATCGTGGCCCTGCTCCTCTTCCAGGGCTTCGTCCTGGCGACGACCTTAGGCTTCGCCTCTACCCTTTCCCTGCACAAGGTGGCCGACGTCTTCAAAATCGATCAGGCCGGCCTGCGCTACATGCTGGTCATAGGCGCCTTCATCGGCGGCCTCCTCTGCGTCCCGTGCATCAGCCTGATCAACAGCATGTATGGCATAGGCACGGAAGCCCTGCCGGCACCGTACAGCGTCATGTGGCTGGAAATGGCCCGGTCGGCAGTGACCAAAGTCCTGTCACCCTCCATCAACCTGTACTTCGTGCTGCTCGGCGCCGTCATGGCGCTGATATTGTATAAACTAAAAATATCGGCGATCAGCGTCGCACTAGGGCTGCTGCTCCCCGTATCAGCCACGGCCGCCATCCTCGTCGGCGGCATTATAAGATGGGGGGCGGAGAAAAAGGGCTGGCTCAAGGACGATGCCGGCATCATCGCCTCCGGGCTGGTTGCAGGAGACATCCTCGTCGGGCTGCTGTTCGCGGTGACAACACTGCTTTAA
- a CDS encoding OPT/YSL family transporter encodes MDNGIQAPVDDGIQAPVDDRLPAIIIGVLFSVLNAVVTVYLAMKTGMADGIAFLLLFLSFFVFVVTRTVKSRAFVYVMAIMMSSTAAVVAYTDGFGAIIISGEPFAVPDYVMAALLSLASIIGLLLSLYFTDYFLKSGFPWPMQKVTAAIVTMLSAEKKDAAFKASTVRMSIAGLASGGISLLRGLAVIPETLGTTVAGISLSPMMLGIGLLIGFQACLQIALGAIASLAVLVFVEGFSTDYIVHMRNPWVFSTAISMMVTTAFISLYVIVKPYFSRRPKPAGGEAGEKPATAPDGGRARRRLPGMRSLMLVAAIGVAAIILQLFVDVPALVFLICIPIAVLFMIIETRGRAEMSMGVGISSFVIILLVGLAFDNIVPLLILEGFVVAMVMSFSLSLALIKTAEYSNVDARGLPWVLVIGSIAGSIVCIPIIRLLDAIYGVGTNALPAPYSVMWLEMATSAVAGAPSPSIDFYLILAGIVIALVLYRYKISAVAVAIGLLLPVSVTAMIFAGGILAWAIHKKGWLKDDNGITASGLIAGDILVGLAISLRSLL; translated from the coding sequence ATGGACAACGGGATACAGGCACCGGTAGACGACGGGATACAGGCACCGGTAGACGACAGGCTACCGGCCATTATCATAGGCGTACTCTTCAGCGTACTGAACGCAGTCGTCACCGTTTACCTGGCCATGAAGACCGGCATGGCCGACGGCATCGCATTTCTGCTCCTGTTCCTCTCCTTCTTCGTCTTCGTGGTTACGAGGACGGTGAAGTCCAGGGCTTTCGTGTACGTGATGGCCATCATGATGAGCTCCACGGCAGCGGTCGTCGCTTACACGGACGGCTTCGGGGCCATCATTATATCCGGGGAGCCGTTCGCCGTGCCCGATTATGTCATGGCCGCCCTGCTGAGCCTGGCAAGCATAATCGGCCTGCTGCTGTCCTTATATTTCACTGATTACTTCCTCAAGAGCGGCTTCCCATGGCCGATGCAGAAGGTGACGGCGGCCATCGTAACTATGCTGTCTGCGGAGAAGAAAGACGCGGCTTTCAAGGCTTCCACAGTACGCATGAGCATAGCGGGCCTCGCCTCGGGCGGGATATCCCTGTTAAGGGGCCTCGCGGTCATTCCCGAAACGTTAGGCACGACAGTAGCTGGTATAAGCCTGTCCCCGATGATGCTCGGCATCGGGCTATTGATCGGGTTCCAGGCATGCCTGCAGATAGCGCTGGGGGCGATCGCCTCGCTGGCCGTCCTGGTCTTCGTAGAGGGCTTTTCAACTGACTACATTGTTCACATGCGCAATCCCTGGGTCTTCTCGACGGCCATATCGATGATGGTGACCACGGCGTTCATTTCGCTCTACGTCATTGTCAAGCCCTACTTTTCCCGGCGCCCGAAGCCGGCCGGCGGGGAAGCCGGGGAAAAGCCTGCCACAGCGCCGGACGGTGGCAGAGCCCGCCGTCGCCTGCCGGGCATGAGGAGCCTGATGCTGGTTGCCGCCATAGGAGTGGCAGCGATCATCCTGCAGCTCTTCGTTGATGTGCCGGCCTTGGTCTTCCTCATCTGCATACCTATCGCCGTGCTCTTCATGATCATCGAGACGAGGGGCCGGGCCGAGATGTCCATGGGCGTCGGCATATCTTCCTTCGTGATCATCCTCCTGGTGGGCCTGGCGTTCGACAACATCGTGCCACTGCTCATCCTGGAAGGCTTCGTCGTGGCGATGGTCATGAGCTTTTCGCTGAGCCTGGCCCTGATCAAGACCGCTGAGTACAGCAATGTGGACGCCAGAGGTCTGCCATGGGTGCTCGTGATCGGCTCGATCGCCGGAAGCATCGTCTGCATTCCCATCATCCGGCTTCTCGATGCTATCTACGGCGTCGGCACGAACGCTCTTCCCGCCCCTTACAGCGTCATGTGGCTGGAGATGGCCACCTCCGCAGTCGCCGGAGCCCCCTCGCCCTCGATCGACTTTTATCTGATCCTCGCGGGCATCGTCATCGCACTGGTCCTGTACCGGTACAAGATATCTGCGGTCGCCGTCGCCATAGGCCTCCTGCTGCCCGTATCTGTGACGGCGATGATCTTCGCCGGCGGCATCCTGGCGTGGGCGATCCATAAGAAGGGATGGCTCAAGGACGATAACGGCATCACGGCCTCTGGCCTGATCGCGGGGGATATTCTCGTGGGTCTGGCTATATCGTTGCGGTCATTATTGTAG
- a CDS encoding dihydroneopterin aldolase family protein — protein sequence MSVTPRDNAAFEAGIKLGALYHQFVGSPVSLKTADSLEKAIAESISVQPFVKSISVSIDRQMIKDNLSSFGYTELKGPMLKVDAVIKYHEYEASVGIQFKDGYPLMFIKDIKEVKG from the coding sequence ATGTCCGTGACACCGAGAGATAACGCAGCCTTTGAGGCTGGCATCAAGCTCGGCGCGCTCTACCACCAGTTCGTGGGGTCGCCCGTCAGCCTGAAGACCGCAGACTCGCTGGAGAAGGCGATCGCAGAGAGCATCTCCGTGCAGCCGTTCGTGAAATCGATCTCCGTCTCGATCGACAGACAGATGATCAAGGATAACCTCAGCTCGTTCGGGTACACTGAGCTGAAGGGGCCCATGCTGAAAGTCGACGCCGTGATCAAGTACCACGAATACGAGGCGAGCGTCGGCATCCAGTTCAAAGACGGGTACCCGCTCATGTTTATCAAAGACATAAAAGAGGTTAAAGGATGA